The following coding sequences are from one Salvelinus namaycush isolate Seneca chromosome 23, SaNama_1.0, whole genome shotgun sequence window:
- the LOC120018790 gene encoding eukaryotic translation initiation factor 3 subunit K gives MASSFEQMRANVGKLLRGIDRYNPENLATLERYVETQVKENAYDLEANLAILKLYQFNPAYFQVTVTSQILLKALTNLPHTDFTLCKCMIDQTHQQEERPIRQILYLGNLLETCHFQSFWSSLEENREFIDGITGFEDSVRKFICHVVGITYQNIEHRLLAEMLGDPLDTQVKVWMSKYGWTENEEGQIFIFNQEESVKPKNIVEKIDFESVSSIMATSQ, from the exons ATGGCGTCATCATTCGAGCAGATGAGAGCTAACGTGGGAAAGCTCTTACGAGGAATTGATAG ATACAACCCAGAGAACCTGGCAACATTGGAACGCTACGTGGAAACACAAGTTAAAGAAAATGCCTACGACCTAGAGGCCAATTTGGCTATCCTCAAATT GTACCAGTTCAACCCTGCCTACTTCCAGGTCACAGTGACGTCGCAGATTCTGCTCAAGGCCCTGACCAACCTACCACACACAGACTTTACTCTGTGCAAGTGCATGATTGACCAGACACAC CAACAGGAGGAGCGCCCCATTAGGCAGATCCTGTACCTGGGGAACCTCCTGGAGACCTGCCATTTCCAGTCCTTCTGG TCCAGTCTGGAGGAGAACAGGGAATTCATTGACGGCATCACAGGCTTTGAGGACTCCGTGCGCAAGT TTATCTGCCATGTGGTTGGAATCACATACCAGAACATTGAGCATCGACTTCTGGCTGAGATGCTGGGTGACCCCCTTG acacacaggtgaAGGTGTGGATGAGCAAGTACGGGTGGACGGAGAACGAGGAAGGGCAGATCTTCATCTTTAACCAGGAGGAGAGCGTCAAGCCCAAGAACATTGTTGAAAAGATTGACTTTGAGA GTGTATCCAGCATCATGGCCACTTCTCAGTGA